Within Streptomyces sp. NBC_00704, the genomic segment CGGCCCGGTGCCTGCTGGTGCGGTCGTGGTGGCCACCGGCCGCTGCCACACCCCGAACCTCCCCCACTGGCCGGGGCGTTCGACGTTCACCGGTACTCTGCTGCACTCGGCCCACTACCGCTCTGCGGCTCCCTACCGCGGGCGGGACGTCCTGGTGGTCGGCACCGGCAACAGCGGCACGGAGATCGCGAGCGTCCTTGCCGGGGCCGGAGCCGCGCGGGTACGGATCGCGGTCCGTACCCCGCCCAACATCCTGCCCCGCTCCAGCGCCCGATGGGCCGCGGTCGGCAGACTGACGGACGCTCTCCCCCTCGCATGGCGCGACCGCACCTCCCTGCTCACGCAGCGCCTCGCGGTGCCCGACCTGACCTCCCGTGGACTGCCCCGCCCCCGCACCGGCCTGTACACGCGCAACGCCCGCGAAGGGGTCAACCCGGTGCTCGACCACGGCTTCGTGGACGCCGTCCGGTCCGGCCGGGTCGAGCCGGTAGCGGCCGTCGAGGCGTTCGACGGCCCCGACGTCGTCCTGGCCGACGGCACCCGGCTGCGCCCCGACACGGTCATCGCCGCCACCGGGTACCGGTCCGACCTGCGCGACCTGGTCGGCTCCCTGGGCGTGCTCGACGAGGCCGGGCAGCCCCCCGCCGTGGGGGAGCAGAGGCATTCCGCGGCCTCGCGCCTCTACTTCACCGGATACACCAATCCCCTCACGGGAGTCCTCCGCCAGGCGGGGATCGAGGCGCGCGCCATCGCCCGCGCGTTGCGAAATGAGAAGTCCCGGGCGGCCTCTCGCGACCCCCTGCCCGGCGACCGAACCCCCGGCGCGCTCGGCCGGGGTCCCGCCAGGAGCTGACGGAGCTTCGGAGGCCGGAGCGCGGGTCTGTCCAGTGAATGGACACGGAGCCGTCGCGGATTCGATTACGAGTCGCCTTGTCCATCGCATGCGATGCAAGGGCCACGTACTGCCGTCGCCGCAGGCCACCTTGCGCTCCCTCGCGCCCTCCATCCGTCCCCCGAGGACGGTTTCGCGTCGGCCCCAGGCCCCAAGATTGGGCAAACGTTCGAGAAAGTTGTTGACCACGCTATGTAGCTGCGTACAGGATACGCGGTAGTCACGCGGTAGATCCACTGGCAAATCCCGCGGTATCTGGGAAAACGTGAGCGGCAGGCCGAGTGTGCGCCGGACCCCCTTCGTCAAGGGTCCGCGCCACTACGTGAAAGCGAGGTTTCGTGATAAACCTGTTGGGTCACAGCAATGCGAGAACAGAGATCGATCTCCTGCTGGAACGGGTCGCCAAAGGTGTGGGCACCCTGGCCGTGGTGAACGGGCCCACCGGTGTCGGCAAGAGCACCCTGCTGCGGGCCCTGGCCGACCGAAGTCGCGCCGCAGGCGCAACGGTGTTCAGCACCTGCGCGCTGCCGGAGGAGCGCAACGAGCCCTTCTCCGTCGTACAGCAACTCTTAGCGCAGACAAACCCCGAAACCCCTCTGAACGGGCATGGTACTTCGGGCCACACCTCGGTCTGGTCGTTCGTCGCGCAGCTGGCGCAGTCCGCCGTCGCCGCCCTCACGAAGCCCGGTCCCGTCGTCCTGGTCGTCGACGACATCCACCACGCCGACCCGCTCTCCATCCGCTGCCTGCGCCTCCTCACGGCGCGCTTCGCGCCGCTCGCCCTCCCCCTCTCGGTATTCGTCTCATGGGACGCGACCGTGGAGGCCACCTCTCCCATTCTCCAGGAGATGCTCTACGAGACCCACGTCTGCAGCGTTTCCCTGGCACTCCTGAATTCTGACGCGGTGGCCCGGATGATCGCCGCGAGGAACCCGGATCCGATCGCGGTGGAAATGGCGAGTCACTACCACGCACTCAGCGGTGGAAATCCCTTGCTGGTATCCGCGCTCGTGGAGGACAGCCAGGTAAAGGCCGCCGTAAAAGATAACGAACTTCCGGGTTCCGATTGCGGCCCGTTCGCGGGTGACGCCTTCCAGAGGGCCGTTCAGGTTTGCCTGCACCGTATGGGCGCTCTGGCCCGCCTTGTCGCGCAGGGAGTCGCGCTCCTCGGGGAGAATTGCGACGAATACCAGCTGAGCGAGTTGTGCGAGGCGCCCCTCGGCCTGATACGCACCGCGCTGCGCCGGCTCCAGGCCAGCGGGCTGCTGGTCGGGGGCGCGTTCCGGCACAAGCGGGTCCGGGAGATCGTGCTGAGCACCATCCCGAGCGCCACCGTGATCGAGATGCACCACCGTGCCGCCCGGCTGCTGCACGCCCACGGCGCGCCACCCGAGGCGATCGCCTTCCATCTCCTCGCGGCCGGCCCCGTCAAGGACACCTGGGGTCTGCCCGTGCTGCGCGACGCGGCACGCCACGCGCTCGCCGCCGGTCAGATGGACCTCGGCATCCGCTGTCTGAAGCTGGCCGACGCCTCCTGCACCGACGACAGGACGCGGTACGAGATCAAGGCCCAACTGGCGGAGATCTGCGCGATGGTCGAGCTCGGCGGGGCGCTCGCGCGCTACCAGTCGCTCAAGACCTCGATCCTCACCGGCCTGATGGCCCCGGACACCGCCCTCCCGGTCGCCCAGGCCATGCTCTGGAACGCCCAGGTGCACGACGCCGTCGAGGTCATCGACAGCATCGTGCGGCGTGCCGACGTCGACCGGCCCGACATCTGCGTCGAGATGCAGGTGACCGAACTGCAGATCGCGTCCAGCTTCCCCGGGGTGCAGCGCCCTGCCGGCGCCTCGGCGGCCGCCAGGTCACGGCCGGCGGCCGCGGCCCTCACCGCCGACGCGTCGCCCGCCGTCCGCGCCAGGCTCCAGGCCCACCAGTCCCTGCTCTCCGTGCTGACCGGCAACGGCGACGCCTACATCGCGGCCCAGGCCGAGCAGTCGCTGCAGACGGGGAGCCTGTTCGACGCGTCCGTCCGGGCCTGCGTCGTGCCCGCCGTACTCACGCTCATCTACTCCTCGTCGCTGGACTCCGCCCAGCGGACAGCGAATCGTTTTCTCACGAGCGCGGCGGAGAGCGAACTCCCCGGCTGGACCGCCGTACTGCGGGGTCTGCTCGCCATGATCGCGCTGCGCCGCGGCGAACTCGACGTCGCGGTCGAGCACAGCACGGCGGCACTGGCCCCCGCGAGGAACCGGTCCCTGGACACCCACGGCTGGCTGGCGCTGGCCACCCTCGCCGAGGCGCACACGTCGATCGGCAACCACGACATGGCCGCGCAGTGCTTCGCGACCGCGGCCGCGCCCGCGCTCTTCCAGACTCGTTCCGGGCTGCACTACCTCTACGCCCGCGGCCGGCACCACCTGGCGGGCGGTCGCCCGTACGCGGCCCTCGCCGACTTCCTGACCTGCGGCAAGCAGGCGCAGCAGTGGGACATGGACACACCCGTGCTCGTGCCGTGGCGGGTCGGCGCGGCCGAGGCCTGGCTGTCGCTGGACCAGAAGGAGAAGGCGGCCGGCCTCCTCGAGGCGCAGCTGGCCATGCGCGGATTCGGCAGCACGCGCTCCCGCGGCATGGCGCTGCGCGCACTGGCCGCCACCCGCGACTTCAAGGAACGTCTGACGATCCTCGACAAGTCCATGCAACTCCTCCAGGCCGGCGGCGACCGCTACGAGTTGGTGCGCTGCCTCGCCGATCTCAGCTCGGCGCACCGGGCCATCGGCGACAAGGACAAGGCCCGCACCGCCGGTCTGCGGGCACGCCGGATGGCGAAGGTGTGCAACGCCGACACGGTGCCCGAGGCCCTGATGGTGGCCGCCCCGGCGCTGGAGCCGACCGCCGAATGGCCGGTGAAGATCGAGCACGACTTCGACAAACTGAGCAAGTCGGAGCAGCGCGTCGCCACGCTGGCCGCACGCGGTCTCACCAACCGGGAGATCGCCCAGGAGCTGTTCGTGACCGTGAGCACCGTCGAGCAGCATCTGACCCGCGTGTACAAGAAGATGAAGGTCCGAAGCCGTGAGGACCTGCCCGTCAAACTGCGGGCCACGGCAGCCTGAACCAGCGCTACGCGCGTCGCACCACGGTCACGGACCCGACGGTCCGCCGAGCCGGTCCGGCCCGGTGAACTCGTCCGGTCCGTGCCCGCGGTGCGTTCCCCTGTACGAGGGGGCGGTGAGCGCACGGCGGACACGCGCGCGCGGCAGGGGTACCGCGCGAACGAGCCTCCCGCGAGCACGGTCGGCACCACGCCGAGGAGCCTCCGCGCGCCCGCCCGCCGTCGTTTGCGGCGGAGCTTCCGCGCGCACGGCCGTCATCGTGCGACGGAGCCCCCGCGCACACGGCTGTCATGCGCGACGGAGCCCCCGTGCGCAGGGCCGTCATGCGCGACGGAGCCCACGTGCGCAGGGCCGTCATGCGCGACGAGCTTCCGCCTGCACGGCCGTCACCGCGCGAAAGACCGTGCGCGCGAACGACCGCCCGCGCGCACGTCCCCGCCCGCCGGCCCGGCATCGCCTGGCGGACCTCAGCCTCAGGCCCGGAACTCAGGCCCCGGACCTCAAGCCTCAGGCCTCAGGCTCGGGGCCGTGGGCCTAGGGGTGCCTACGGGTGGTGACCCGGCAGGCCATCGGCCAGGATCGGCCCTGAACTCGGCACGACACTCGTCCATC encodes:
- a CDS encoding flavin-containing monooxygenase translates to MPSTPQRDSSAPTIVIGAGPHGLAAAALLTRSGEPTVILERSDRVGASWAGRYDHLRLHTTPGTSKLPGLSVPRQAGPWVSRDDYVRYLERYAAHHRLDVRTATPVRSVERGGPGSGARWLLRTPDGPVPAGAVVVATGRCHTPNLPHWPGRSTFTGTLLHSAHYRSAAPYRGRDVLVVGTGNSGTEIASVLAGAGAARVRIAVRTPPNILPRSSARWAAVGRLTDALPLAWRDRTSLLTQRLAVPDLTSRGLPRPRTGLYTRNAREGVNPVLDHGFVDAVRSGRVEPVAAVEAFDGPDVVLADGTRLRPDTVIAATGYRSDLRDLVGSLGVLDEAGQPPAVGEQRHSAASRLYFTGYTNPLTGVLRQAGIEARAIARALRNEKSRAASRDPLPGDRTPGALGRGPARS
- a CDS encoding helix-turn-helix transcriptional regulator, with amino-acid sequence MGHSNARTEIDLLLERVAKGVGTLAVVNGPTGVGKSTLLRALADRSRAAGATVFSTCALPEERNEPFSVVQQLLAQTNPETPLNGHGTSGHTSVWSFVAQLAQSAVAALTKPGPVVLVVDDIHHADPLSIRCLRLLTARFAPLALPLSVFVSWDATVEATSPILQEMLYETHVCSVSLALLNSDAVARMIAARNPDPIAVEMASHYHALSGGNPLLVSALVEDSQVKAAVKDNELPGSDCGPFAGDAFQRAVQVCLHRMGALARLVAQGVALLGENCDEYQLSELCEAPLGLIRTALRRLQASGLLVGGAFRHKRVREIVLSTIPSATVIEMHHRAARLLHAHGAPPEAIAFHLLAAGPVKDTWGLPVLRDAARHALAAGQMDLGIRCLKLADASCTDDRTRYEIKAQLAEICAMVELGGALARYQSLKTSILTGLMAPDTALPVAQAMLWNAQVHDAVEVIDSIVRRADVDRPDICVEMQVTELQIASSFPGVQRPAGASAAARSRPAAAALTADASPAVRARLQAHQSLLSVLTGNGDAYIAAQAEQSLQTGSLFDASVRACVVPAVLTLIYSSSLDSAQRTANRFLTSAAESELPGWTAVLRGLLAMIALRRGELDVAVEHSTAALAPARNRSLDTHGWLALATLAEAHTSIGNHDMAAQCFATAAAPALFQTRSGLHYLYARGRHHLAGGRPYAALADFLTCGKQAQQWDMDTPVLVPWRVGAAEAWLSLDQKEKAAGLLEAQLAMRGFGSTRSRGMALRALAATRDFKERLTILDKSMQLLQAGGDRYELVRCLADLSSAHRAIGDKDKARTAGLRARRMAKVCNADTVPEALMVAAPALEPTAEWPVKIEHDFDKLSKSEQRVATLAARGLTNREIAQELFVTVSTVEQHLTRVYKKMKVRSREDLPVKLRATAA